A window of Nocardia arthritidis genomic DNA:
CTGGTGGACCGCGTGTGGCCGCGCGGCCTGCGGCGCGATGACGAGCGCCTCGGCGAATGGTTGCGCGATATCGCGCCGTCCACCGAGCTGCGGCAGTGGTACGGGCATCGGCCGGAGCGGTTCGCCGAATTCGAGCGACGCTACCGGGAAGAGCTCACGCGACCCGATCGCCGGGATTCCGTGCGGCGGCTGCGCGAACTCGCGGCGAGCGGTCCGCTGACGCTGGTGACCGCGACCAAGGACGCCGACCACAGCCAGGCGGCGGTCCTGGCGCGATGGCTGACGGCCCAGTATCGCGTAGCGATGCCATGAGGGGTGTGGTCGGGCGACGGGTGGGCCTAGCCCGCTTCGGGAGTCGCCGAGCGAACCCTCGCGAAGTCGCCGAGCGGTAGCCGGATGGCGCGGTAGCGGTCGAGGATCTTCTTCACGGCATCGGTTACCGGAGGCTCCTCGGTGAGCTCCAGCCAGCCGTGCGCGTCGTGCGCGCGTAGTCGGATCGGTTCGGGGGCGGTGACGCGGACGACGAAGTTGAACTGCCTGGCCGGGATGTCCTCGGCCGACGGATAGTCGAATTGCCCTAGGTAGGTGGAGATTTCGGCAGCCACCAGCCCCGTTT
This region includes:
- a CDS encoding DUF488 domain-containing protein encodes the protein MDAHIGYRRVYDAVAPSDGTRVLVDRVWPRGLRRDDERLGEWLRDIAPSTELRQWYGHRPERFAEFERRYREELTRPDRRDSVRRLRELAASGPLTLVTATKDADHSQAAVLARWLTAQYRVAMP
- a CDS encoding NUDIX hydrolase, whose amino-acid sequence is MVDQSLLRHLIAGAERDEIQRLVVGAIVEYGDCVLLLRRPESDCPGGIWEPPGGEIESGESIDRALIRAVTQETGLVAAEISTYLGQFDYPSAEDIPARQFNFVVRVTAPEPIRLRAHDAHGWLELTEEPPVTDAVKKILDRYRAIRLPLGDFARVRSATPEAG